From the genome of Cytophagales bacterium WSM2-2:
TTACTTACTTTGGCTTTCAGTCCTTTTCCCCTTACATCAATGAAGATTTCTGAGTCAACGGCAGCATGTGAAGTCGTGACATAACCAAGCCCGATCCCGATGCCAAGCACCGGTGACATTGTGCCTGAGGTAACTTTACCGATGGTATTTCCCTGGCTGTCCTTGATCTGATAATCGTGGCGTGGAATTCCTTTGTCAACCATTTTAAAGCCGACCAATTTCTTCTTCGCTCCTTCCTCCTTCAGTTTCTTAATCGCGCTGCTGTTGGTAAACTCTTTTGTGAATTTAGTTATCCATGCCAGTCCGCCCTCAATAGGTGAAGTAGTATCGTCAATATCGTTGCCATACAGGCAGAAACCCATTTCCAACCGAAGTGTGTCGCGTGCACCCAATCCGATGGGTTTAATATTCTCATTCTTCCCTGCTTCAAAAATGGCATTCCACACTTTCTCAGCTGAATTCTTATTGACATAGATTTCAAAGCCACCTGCTCCGGTGTAGCCTGTATTACTCATGATCACGTCCTTTTCACCGGCAAATTCACCAATGGCAAAACTATAGTACTTAATCGAAGACAAATCAGTCTTGGTCAATTTTTGCAAAACAGAAACTGCTTTGGGCCCTTGAACTGCAAACAAGCAGATGTCATCGGAAATATTCTTCATGACAGCTCCCTTGGAGTTGAATTTTGAAATCCAATTCCAATCTTTTTCGATATTGGAGGCGTTCACCACCAGCAGGTAATCGTTGTCCTTGATTTTATATACGAGCAGGTCGTCCACAATCCCACCTGTTTCATTGGGAAGACAGGAGTACTGTGCCTGTCCGTCAACGAGCTTTGAGGCATCATTGCTCGTGACTCGCTGAATTAAATCCAGGGCGTTAGGCCCTTCGATTTTAAATTCCCCCATGTGCGATACGTCAAAAACGCCAACGCCATTGCGTACAGTCATGTGCTCTTCAATATCCGAAGAGTAGCGGACTGGCATGTTGTAGCCGGCAAACGGCACCATTTTCGCGCCTAGTTTTTCATGTACATGATTGAGAGGGACAAATTTCAGTTCCATTGTATAAATGAATTAGTGATTCAAAATGAATCGCAAAGATGTCGAATATTTTGGGTGTAGCAAGAACAGTTTAGTACTAAACTTGGCTGGATGTAAAATAGAAAGAGCTGGCTGGCACTTCATTGTCTTACTCCTATGAAATCAGAGTTAGCTGTCACGAATTTTTTGAAAGAAGCCTCTGGCATCAATTTCCTTAGTCTATTCAATGAATTTTGTGCTTCGTTTTCAAAACCAAGAGTAGTTGCCATGAGTACATGTTGTTTCAGGTATTTTACTGAATTCGGTTTTGCCGAAAGTCCCTCCACGAGTGTTGAAAAATTCTTAAGCTGATCAAATGAACCAGCAGAAAAATAACGAATAGCGGCAATCAGCCCGTCTTCGAACTGATAGTTGGCCTGAGCCAGGTATCCAAATTTCTGTTGCGCTGCAGCCTGATCCCCACTCTGCACCGCTAATATCGCTTCATAATAAATTCTTAAGTTGAAAGGCAGCTCGGCAGAAGTAAGAGTCCTTTGAATGAATTGCCAATTTTCATCCTCTACTGCCAACCTCATTTTTAAATTGACAATTTGATCGTTCAGATTTTTGGTATAAACTTTATCAACCAAACTCAGCAAGTTTTTAGCTTCATTAACTTCATCGATCGTCATCCATTTTTTACACCGGTCGATGATCGCTTGTACCCGGAGGTGCTCATCTCCGATCTCATCTGCGACCTTCAAAAATGATGTTCTATCGTTCAATTGAATTTTATAACGGCAGTACAAGTATTTTTCATCATTTGAAAGCGCATTTGTCTGCCCTGGTTTTGCAGACAAAACCTTCTTCATTTTTCCTGCAAAGGCTGCTATGTTTTTATCCCTCGACTTGGCCAGGCTATCCCAACTTATCGTTGCCTTAGCAAGGCTGTCTGCTTCGGTCTCTGCGATCGCCTGGTAATAAAGGGCACGAGGTTGTGATTTTTCTGCTACTGCTTTTAAATAGCTGGAGGCCACAGCAGCGTTGTCTTGCTCGAGCAACCACAACCCAATCAATGAAAAATAATCGGAGTTGCCGGAGAACGCAATTTCGCGAACCGTCTTCAATGCTTCACTAACAAGCCCACGGGCATACATGGCATGAGCTGAAGCGATCATCAATTGCTCCGAAAAGGGTTCGTTGACTTCTTTGCGTGATAATGCCAGCGCTTTCCTCGCCAATATTGTGTCGGCATTAGCTCTCTGATTCAGCAGGTAGTTGCACAGATTCATCGAAGTATACACGTTCAACGAAGTGTCGTTCGGGTAGAGATCAATAGCCATTATTTTTTGTCCTGATAAATTGGCTTGAGCCAGTTCATTCACCGTTTGACCACTCTCCCATGAGAAAGTTGAAAAGGAAGTATCAACAGCATTAAATTGAGCTGAAGCTGCCGCCATGTTTGTTAACGCAGCCTTCGATGCTCCTCCTGATTCTGCTGCTCTCATTAAAAAATAAAACGCAGAGTCCTTTTGTTTTAATCTTAGGAAAGAAAGTCCTGCTGCATTTTGCAATTCACCACTTGATGGAAATTTTTTCTTTCCTTCATCCAATGTGAGTGCTGCTTCCAGTAAATCTCCCTGACGGGAAAATATTCCGGCGAGATTCAGGTAAAGTGCCGGGCTCGGTGTCCACTCGATCGCCTTCTCATACTCCTGACGTTCTTTGGAGGAGTCTGATCTCCTCGCGTGGATCGTAGCCAAGCCGTAGTGCGCATGCTGGTTTTGATTTCTGAACAGAAGCGACCTCTGGTAATAAGATTCAGCCAGTGCGTCATCCTTACCAGCGAGACTGATATCGCCTTTCACCAAATAGAAAGTGCCAGCCATTTGGTTGAGGTAAGTTTTCCACGAAGTAGCCCACGAAATAGCTGCAAATGTGGCGATCACAGCCATGAGCCTGAATGTGAAATACGGCATTGTTTCCGGTTTGTATAGCACCTTATGTACCGGAAGGTTTTGGACGAGCATGGGTGCAAAATTGGCTACCACGTACAGTACGAAAATCAATCCGCCACCAAAGTGCGCGGCTACAATCAGATCTTCGAGCGCATCCATCATCATATCACTGGAAGAAGATGCGAAATACGTCAATGCTCCCATCGCGATAAGTGCAACAGAAACAAAAAAGTAAATGCGGAGTGGCTCTTCGTTTAAAATATTCTCATGAATGGCTTCGCGGTTGCGAAAGCCCCAGACACCAAGTACTGCTGAAATCGTCAAAAGGAAAAAAGGGCTTACAGAAAAAAAACTCCATTCGATGATTCCCATCTTGGAGGCGAACATCAGGAACAGGTTGAAAAGATAGACTGATGTTAAAACCAGAAAATGCCGCAGGCTCTTCCCGGATTTTACACTCTTCGTGATGATCGAAACAAATACCGCAACTATTTCATGCGACACCATAAGAATAAAAATCACAGTAAGGGCAATGCCCGCGAGAAAGCCATTGGACGCGATAAAAAGCAGGGGAGCTGTTACTTTGGAGAAGAAGCAGCAAATAACGCCCGTCACTAAAGTCAATAGTGAGAAAATAATCAGACGCTGGCTGAACGATATATACGACCTAAAGGCATGTAAATAAAAGGCTGTGCCTCCAAAAATCAGGATACACAGAATTGTCATTAGTTTATCCGGCAGGCCGAAGACCTGAAGACCATCGATTTGAAGGCTCGCCAAAAACAGAATTGTAATTCCCATGGATATTAAAAACCTGAAACGGCTTAGCACAGTCGTAATACTGATGAAGAATACGAAACCAATAATCAGTGTCGCCAGAAAAAAATACGCTGCCAAAATATTAGGCTGCAGGTGACTTGCGAAGATGTATTCAAAGACCAAATAACTGTCGGCAGGAATGGAAATATTGAAAAGCCCCACGGAAAAAGAATGCGAGGTAGATTCAATCGACTGAATCTGCTGAAAATTCTCGTAAGTAATAACCGGGGCGGGAGAAGCAAAATAGCCCTTCCAAAACAGGAGTAGCGTAATCAGCAAGCCAACCGACAAAAGCCAAAATAAAACCTGATATGATTTTGACCAATACTTCCAGAATCGTAGCGACAGCATGAGGGAAAAATTTAGGCGTGAA
Proteins encoded in this window:
- the gcvT gene encoding aminomethyltransferase: MELKFVPLNHVHEKLGAKMVPFAGYNMPVRYSSDIEEHMTVRNGVGVFDVSHMGEFKIEGPNALDLIQRVTSNDASKLVDGQAQYSCLPNETGGIVDDLLVYKIKDNDYLLVVNASNIEKDWNWISKFNSKGAVMKNISDDICLFAVQGPKAVSVLQKLTKTDLSSIKYYSFAIGEFAGEKDVIMSNTGYTGAGGFEIYVNKNSAEKVWNAIFEAGKNENIKPIGLGARDTLRLEMGFCLYGNDIDDTTSPIEGGLAWITKFTKEFTNSSAIKKLKEEGAKKKLVGFKMVDKGIPRHDYQIKDSQGNTIGKVTSGTMSPVLGIGIGLGYVTTSHAAVDSEIFIDVRGKGLKAKVSKLPLIN